Proteins encoded by one window of Anguilla rostrata isolate EN2019 chromosome 9, ASM1855537v3, whole genome shotgun sequence:
- the rbm41 gene encoding RNA-binding protein 41 encodes MRRITRHACEDGPVPEEQETEGQRQLHSLLLQQLDTEADINRCVAKRKCFAPAALYKPFGDQAAGVKSLAQFQALQEGEQELASLRELGLTEPEMELWRSRDLPEAEGQSSGVRAAPGARRQRLQAIREKVEAREKLLSLPQRLSASRPLSRREMEIERALFHGSERLSFLSALYHQGECAVPLPV; translated from the exons ATGCGGCG CATTACTCGGCACGCGTGTGAGGATGGCCCAGTACCAGAGGAGCAGGAGACAGAGGGCCAGAGGCAGCTGCAcagcctgctgctccagcagCTCGACACCGAGGCGGACATCAACCG GTGCGTCGCTAAGAGGAAGTGCTTCGCGCCTGCGGCTCTGTACAAGCCGTTTGGGGACCAGGCAGCGGGGGTGAAGAGTCTGGCCCAGTTTCAGGCTCTGcaggagggggagcaggagcTGGCCAGCCTGAGGGAGCTGGGCCTCACCGAACCGGAGATGGAGCTGTGGAGGAGTAGGGACCTGCCGGAGGCGGAGGGGCAG AGCAGCGGTGTCCGCGCAGCTCCTGGGGCCAGACGGCAGCGCCTGCAGGCCATCCGGGAGAAGGTGGAGGCGCGGGAGAAGCTCCTGTCCCTGCCCCAGCGCCTGTCCGCCAGCCGGCCTCTGTCCCGCAGAGAGATGGAGATCGAGCGGGCGCTCTTCCACGGCAGCGAGCGCCTCAGCTTCCTGTCCGCCCTCTACCACCAGGGTGAGTGTGCTGTGCCACTGCCAGTCTGA